The genomic interval aagggaaagagcgctatttggcttttggagctcaagtttagcaggaatggtttgcggaggccatgtcacatttacaaagcccctgaggggacaaaacagtggaaaccccccagaagtgaccccattttgaaaactacacccattgaggaaattatctaggggtatagtgagcgttttgacccaacaggttttttgcataaattattggaaataggccctgaaaatgacaatctaaattttttcaaagaaaatgtaggtttagctaattttttctcatttccacaaggactgaaggagaaaaagcactgtaaaatttgtaaaccaatctctcccgagtaaaacaataccccacatgtggtaataaacggttgtttggagacacggcagggctgagaagggaaagagcgctatttggcttttggagctcaagtttagcaggaatggtttgcggaggccatgtcacatttacgaagtccctgaggagacaaaacagtggaaaccccccacaagtgaccccattttggagactacacccattgaggaaattatctaggggtatagtgagcgatttgaccccacaggtttttttgcagaaattattggaagtaggccctgaaaataaaaatcaacattttttcaaagaaaatgtaggtttagcttatttttactcatttccacaaggactgaaggagaaaaagcaccacaaaatttgtaaagcaatttctcccgagtaaaacaatgccccacatgtggtaataaacggctgtttggagacacggcttggcttagaagggaaagagcgctatttggcttttggagatcacattgagcaggaatggtttgcggcggccatgtcacatttgcaaagcccctgaggggaaaaaacaatgaaaacgcccaaaaagtgacaccatttaggaaactacagctcttgaggaattcatctatgggcgtgagcattttgaccccacagatgtttcatagaatttattagaattgggcagtgaaaataaaaacaatcctttttcttcaataagacgtagctttagcgcaatttttttcattttcgcaacaaataaaggaaaaaaagaacccaacatttgtaaagcaatttctaccgagtacggcaataccccatatgtggtcataaactgctgtttgggcacacggcagggctcagaagggaaggaccgccatttggagtgcagatgttgctggattggtttctgggcgcctgtgggcccaaaacagtggaaaccccccagaagtgacccaattttggaaacgacacccctcaatgcatttacctaggggtgtagtgagcatgttaaccctgcaggtgttttgtagaaattagtgtgaactcgatgttgcagagtgaaaatgggattttttccacagatatgtggacaatatgtggtgcccggcttgtgccaccataacaagacagccctctaattattatgctgggtttcctggtttttgaaacaccctacatgtggccctaatctcttgcctggacagtcgaccaggctcaggagtgaaagcgtaccatgtaaaattgaggcctaatttggcgatttacaaagtattggttcacaactgcagaggctcagatgtgaaataataaaaataaacccctggaagtgaccccattatggaaactgcacccctcaaggcatttattaaggggtgtagtgagcattttcaccccacaggtcttttccataaatgaatgcgctgtggatggtgcaaattaaaaatttatatttttccctagatatgccattcagtggcaaatatgtcgtgcccagcttatgccactggagacacacaccccaaaaattgctaaaagggttctcccgggtatgacggtgccatatatgtggaaggaaactgctgtttgggcacgctgtagggttcagatgggaggaaatgccatttggcttttggagcgtggattttgcttggtagtagttttgtttggagtcttactggtgtttccgtttataatgtagggcatatgtaagccgggcggagtatataaggggcatagtcaggtggtataataatggggtaaaaaaaaacaataaaataatccatagatgtgtgttacgctgtgaagcaatcctttctgcacaggccagtgtcgcactgatatatggcgtcctttattatcccccttttgatccacactccgcgcctttgtagtttggggaattttgctaggaagtgttgtcctggtataatacgggcaccgtcgcttccagcggatatgtttgggccctccttttcctggttccctaattttaggtccttgataaatcgcctcttcaaacagaagaaatgttcccctcgggcacaactgcatatttttttatttcctgacttattggagccataactaattttatttttcatagacgtagcggtatgagggctggtttgttgcgggacgagctgtagttattattggtacccagtggcggattaagtagaccatgggccctgggctgttatccaaacttgggccccccttcctcaccggcgccctgccgcgtcgtaactatttttaacactacctttttgggcaagcaataacagtgttacgatttcccttgtcacagcgcggtgtccctacatactgacagtatcacactgtgcagggacacaacctcctgacaaggggaattgtctatcagtcctggactgcagaaagactttttgtgaaatacaaggatttcctataataaacatgtcaggagaagtgacagattctctataaatcaagtgactcacaggtgacgacgtctcagattctagtagtttttttcctcttttcttctccatccggtccagcgctcatgacgacttctcccggccatgactcatttctgcagaatttgccactcagacgtctcctcacttttccaacatttccacacctataaacgaaaataaagttattatggtgccacatactgtacccctaaatataatagcaccaaacactgcgcgcctgaatataataccacacactgtaaaatgccacatacacacagcccctgtagatattacacacccccatagatatcgccatacacagccccctctatatatcacacatccccctcgtagagagcgttacacacagccccctatagatagtgccatacagccccccctgtagagagcgccacacagccctccccctcttgtaaatagcaccaaaaagccccccctataaagagcaccacacacataccactgtggatagcactacacagcccccccttgtatatagtgccacacagcgctcccccttgtatatagtgccacacagcgctcccccttgtatatagtgcctcaaagcgctcccccttgtatatagtacctcacagcgctcactcttgtatatagtgccacacagcgctcccccttgtatatagtgcctcacagcgctcccccttgtatatagtgccacacagcgctcccccttgtatatagtggcagaaggttatgtacacatttaaaaacgttatattataattatatatatatatatatatatatatatatatatatattagtatgtgtgtgtatcagtgtgattgattgattttattaaaaaatattttaactttttgagatacggctgctttgtatcctgtatccgtcaggtcagcaggactgacaggatcagtgacacgcaggatccacctcaaatctatcacatctaagattataatttagcgcagggcccgtttcactgatcccgtcagtcctgctgacctgacggatacaggatacaaagcagctgtatctcaaaaagcgaaaatattttttaataaaacgtaattacaaagttgcaccaaacacacatttttattaaaaaaaataaaaccgacgtgatttttgcgacgttttttccgtagacaatgcagctttcgttttttatcgtttttatacacaccttttttgctattttagaacttttattcataaagtttgaatataatagtaaaaaaataagcttttttacgtttcagctatttttttgggtaataacatagttttaccctaaaatagaccttttatttgtgatcttcattgtctaccgtaaatttttatatattacatgtctatattagggtaattgggtcagcgctagcgttacaacaatgattggcgggggggaacgtttttttttggggtgggtattttatgtgtatttattatttacattttttttgcactttactttattatttttttattactatggtctgtcccccaaaggtcaaagaagacctttggggaactttagatattttttttctttcttttacaccatgtttttccactgtaactggggctgcacagcagccccagttacaggggaaatcagccctctcatagtgacgattgtcactgatagggctgtgctgggtttagtaagacccagcaacagtctgccactaacggcacccggcgatcatgtgaccagtcacatgatcaccggaaggaatagagacagcgccgctgctgctgtctctattcctttacacagcgttcattgagcgctgtgtaaaaagatatcagagaagacagaagcagcgaaagctgcttctatcttctcctcagggtccccggcagtcactgactgccggagacccgacattcagctgcccgatcgcgcgggcagcaagttaaaacccgagccgtagaaagtctatggctcgggttttaaggacccgttcctgaccgctgaccgtaaaaatacagccagcggtcgggaaccagttgggcatgataagtcaactaacctaagcgccggtgaccgcccgccgggctcttctcttgcagctttggagtaacagaacagccgtccgtcgctgttctgttactcaatggcggcgcccacactgtcagggaggcgtgtcctacccctggattccggccaattccctgctcctccccatcttcggaagttagcagcgctagcgcgctgaataggtttacatgtcgatgtgcggttcgggctgccatgggccccctgcgagcctcgggccccgggcggccgcccgaatcgcccatatgataatccgccactgttggtaccattttggggtacatgcaactttttgatcaccttttatcctattttttgggatgccaggtaaacaaaaaaacgcaattctggcacagcttttttcgggtttttttattcagcgttcaccacgcattataaactacatgttaactttattctgcgggtcagtacgattccggcgatacctaatttaatttttttgtcgacggaggtgtatgagggcttgttttttgcgggacgagctatagtttttataggtaccatttttggatacgtgcgacttttttatcactttttattctaacatttgtagggcaaagtgactaaaaaacagaaactctggtaacgttttttacgtatttttttacgctgttcaccgcgtgcaataaataatataatattttgatacctcaggtcgttacggtcgcggcgataccaaatacatatggtttattattatttttcaataataaaggacttgataagagtaaaagggggattgtgttttatttgattacttgaaacttttattgttttcaaacttttattatttgcacttttttttacacttttttatacttttttttacactttttctcaagtcccactaggggacttgaaggtccaacggtcagatatttttttttctaatacattgcactacctatgtagtgcaatgtattagatctgtcagtcattcactgacagcaagccgattaggcttcgcctcccggcggggcctaaatcggcttccataatggcagagcaggagaccattgtgtctcctgttgccataacagcagtcaccggtcctgattgcctgtcagggctggcgatctgctagtaaccgctacgatgcagcaatcgctttcgattgctgcattgaaggggttaatggcagggatcggagctagctccagttcctgccgttacaggtggatgtcagctgtacagtacagctgacttccaccgctgatgacgccggatcagctcctgaccctgcgccatcttgccggcagctacggaagccgatcaggctcgaccgccgggcggatcttgactggctttggtgctaggcagaccgggaggccagtattaggcctccggttgccattgcagccaccggaaccccggcaatttcattactggggttccgatgagctgcaaacaccttaagtgcagcgatcgcgtttgagcgctgcacttaaggggttaatggcggggatcgaagctaatttcggtccccgccgttacagccggatgtcagctgtaagatacagctgtgatccggtgatgatggcaccggctcagcttctgagccggtcccaaacattcggcgtacatgtacggcaagatgcgagaAGTCAAtgttttccatgacgtacatgtacggcaaatgtcgggaaggggttaatataaattagcttttagtatgttattaaaatacattttatttatttgtgtttttgtgttgtatttttttcttttttcttacttttacttcactatgagggctgccattttttttttcatctctgtatgtgtcgattaacgacacatacagagatggaatacggcacatacatccccatagagaatgcgaacgggagccgttccattcactatagtgtaagccgtctgtgtgggaacggcgcatgcgccgctcccacacagtccagaaggaaggtcttcggcagagcgacatccggcgccattttcatgtggaccggaagccgcggccggacagtaagatgacttcttctggtcgcggcttccggacatatgttccaggcagcgaagacgcgaggagtaggatcggaggcagcagcggtggcaggagcaggtaagttatgtttgtgtatgtgatgtgtgtattatgttcgtgttatactgtctgattaccactgtatctaatcctcctacactgtgtgccgccattttctgagcgaatgcacagtgtaggaggattagaagattcaaccacctccttctcctggcactagccaggataagggaggggggattgtgtgagcacactagagcgtgtgtgtctacaccaaatttgaagcataaagcaatgaggttgctttaccacattgcaatgctgcaattttgggaattgctccccatccagtgaccagcacatggaaattttataaattagaatctaatttataatttaaaaaattaaaacaatgtttaatcacttaaatactaactgtttcactgaaaaaaataaaataaatttctagcgacacaatgCCTTTAAATCCATATCTACGGAGCTCTGTGTCATGAAAACGGAGCTCTGACCGCCATAAAGATATAGCAAAAAATAAATCTGCACAGAATTTTAGACCTAAACGTGTCTGGagatgtttgttttagtaaatactggcATTagcaataaaataacaattctggagcatctttgctTAGAATTCTGTACTGTGCCTCTGTAATTCTTCCTGGAAAAGTATGAATAATTGAAAACTGGGTATTTTGATTCCCCTTGCCATTGGAGCGTgtcaaaacagacatgtcaggagagcttatAAGTCTATTTAGCCCCTTCCTGCACTTGGACGTATTATTAATCCATATTGCAGTGTGTGGGCTGTAAAATAGAGAGAGTTCTGATTCCTGCCATTTTCAATAGTGactggggctccctctgtcactccctTGGTTCCATGCATCCGGGGctctaacaatggcccccaggcctgccatgactatatgcctattaggtatGCCAAAGCATTACGGACGCGATCAATAGATCACATTGTGAAGTCCccatattgtgcaaaagtattacaaaaatacacaatcgtaacaaccatataatgaagttaacatgttattcatGCCGCACGGTAAAAAACAAACGGCAGAATAGTTTTtttggaactgcttttttttcccattcccccaaaatttacgccatttacttgTCACCATGCGGTATCAATAACACGTTAACATTATTATATGGGTCGTTtcgtttggggatttttttttatacttttgcacaataagtgGTGTAATAGCAGGTGTTACGTTGCACTATAATTTGCGTGAATTTCAGTCATAAATTATGGTAAATCTGTCAGTCTGCTGAGGCCTCATCGCGCCCATGAAATCATGATAGTGAGGGACATGGAGGGAAAGAGATAAATGTCCCGATTTATAGAAATCAAGAAGACTGCAGGACAATGTGAtgtatattttcttatttatccCCATTCCTGTCTGTGAGTTCTTTATACTGAATGTGTCTGAATCCCATGAGGTAAAACACTTTGTATTTACTGGTTTGGATTTGAATAGAGATCCATATCCGATTGTACGTGGCGGCTCTAGTTTGATTTATAGGATTTGAGTGAATTCTGGTGTCCAGTTATAGCTTTTGTTTTACTAAGAAAAGTTAAAGTTAAGGAGCAGGACGGTGGATAATATACAAGACTGAAGGGTCAGGAGGTAAAAAACTGGACATCTCCTGCTGTTTGTGATGTCCAGAAGCTAAATTGAATTTCCACCAATCAGAGGGCAGAACTACTGGTCATTTAAATTAAGCAAATTAAACATCTCTTTCTAACTGTAATATTATAAATCTGACTTTGAATTCCACCAATCAGAAAGCAGCacaacccagaagagccaattagAACCACCCCTGAGGTAATAGTCAGGCTGACTGTGAGGTAATGACTTGGAATTGCACCAGAGAGCAGCACTGGGTATAAATAGCAGCCGCCGCCTGCTCTGCTCATTCTGGATTATTGTTTTATGTAGTAGtccttttgtttcttgtgaacatGTCAGAAAGAGAAAGTCTGAGAGGAAAGAGAAGAGCCACAGCCAGGAGCAGAACATCCAGGGCTGGCCTGAAGTTTCCAGTTGGCCGTATACACCGCTTTCTGAGGAAACGGAATTATGGCAGACGCTTCAGTTCTGATGCTCCAGTGTTCCTGGCCGCTGTGATGGAGTATATGACTGCAGAGATCCTGGTTGGCGCCGGCATCGCAGCCCTACGTCGTAATAGCTGCCGCATTACACCTCGTCACCTACAGCTGGCAATGCATCGAGATGTGGAGCTGGACGAGCTGCTTAAAAATGTCATCGTAGCGCAGGGGGGCATCATGCCCAAGATCCAGGCCGAGCCCCGCTGGTACGTCCAGATAAACCAACGCTCTCCAGGCATCTAAAAGCCTCTCTTATTGACCCAAAGGCCCTTTTAAGGGCCACCCACATGTACCAAAGAGCAGATAcctgtgttattatgtgtgttattaagactattgtgtgtgtgtgtctgttatcatgtgtgtatttttgtgtgtgtctttttatgtttgttattatgtgtatttgtatgtgtgtgttattgtgtggtgtgtgtatgggtgtgtgtgtttttttatgtattattatgtatgtattattatgtgtgtgtaATTATGTGTGTGTACCTATGTGTGTGTTTTAATATGTATGTTATGTGTGTGCAGGGCTGGCTCCagctttatgtgggcccttgggcgacacagtctTAGTCGGCCCCTTTGCGGGTGAACTCACGGGGGCAGTAatatggcagaaaacatcactttgtaaccccatatagatgttaggccctgttttttccccatagaaaagttaggcccccagtttgtacccccataaacttagtgccctctgtagatagtgccacacagcccccctccaaggttgtgccacactgccccctcttcccaggtagtgccacacagccccctcccccgaggtagtgccacacagccccctccccccaggtagtgccacacagcctctgggTAAGAAGTTATCTATCATCAGCCTTAAGGGAACACTCCGGCAAAATGTACAAACTTGTGTTATTACGGGTGCATGGCACAGGGATTTTCTATTGAGAGCTCTTTCTATTCCTGTGTCATGCACATCCCCCTCTGGCTCTGGACTTGGTATTACCCAATGCCTCAGTATTTCCTGGGATATTCCTTTAAGAGTTCATATGTAATATTAAACTTATTTAAAATATGTAAGTATATTTAAATATGATTAAGACCATACGGAGGATCCATACCAAGTCTATGGGCAGATAATCAATCCTATCTCTGTCCACAGCTTGGCCCATGAGGTGGATGTACTTGCACGTTTCTTATATTTTTCCAGTCCACCATGGAAGTACTTGCatgttttttatatctttttcttATCCACcatggcctttaaccccttaaggacgcagccttgttttggccttaaggctcagagcccatttttcaaatctgacatatttcactttatgtggtaataacgtcggaatgcttaaacctacccaagcgattctgagattgttttctcgtgacacattgggcttcatgttcgtggtaaaatttggtcgatatattcagtgtttattggtgaaaaattgcaaaatttagagaaaattttgaaaaaattgcatttttcagaa from Rhinoderma darwinii isolate aRhiDar2 chromosome 3, aRhiDar2.hap1, whole genome shotgun sequence carries:
- the LOC142750312 gene encoding histone H2A-like is translated as MSERESLRGKRRATARSRTSRAGLKFPVGRIHRFLRKRNYGRRFSSDAPVFLAAVMEYMTAEILVGAGIAALRRNSCRITPRHLQLAMHRDVELDELLKNVIVAQGGIMPKIQAEPRWYVQINQRSPGI